Proteins encoded by one window of Leptospira neocaledonica:
- a CDS encoding VOC family protein: MQKVVTFLWFNDQAKEAVDLYVSLFENAKITNTSYLTESVAKAAGKKVGDLSTIDFELNGQNFTALNGGPMFTFNEAISIAVNCKTQEEIDKLWDALSKGGEEISCGWLKDKYGVTWQIMPESLDIMMRDPDIAKADRVGAAMLSMGKLNINELEKAYKGE; this comes from the coding sequence ATGCAAAAGGTAGTAACTTTTCTTTGGTTTAACGATCAGGCAAAAGAAGCGGTAGATCTTTACGTATCGCTGTTTGAAAATGCAAAAATAACAAACACATCGTATCTCACAGAGTCCGTGGCAAAGGCAGCCGGAAAGAAAGTCGGAGATTTGTCGACAATAGACTTTGAACTGAATGGCCAAAATTTTACTGCGCTAAATGGCGGCCCGATGTTTACTTTTAACGAAGCTATCTCAATAGCGGTAAACTGCAAAACTCAGGAAGAGATTGATAAGCTATGGGACGCACTGTCCAAAGGTGGCGAAGAAATTTCTTGTGGATGGCTTAAAGATAAATATGGTGTAACGTGGCAGATTATGCCGGAAAGCCTAGACATCATGATGCGTGATCCGGACATTGCTAAAGCTGATCGGGTCGGAGCCGCCATGCTTAGTATGGGTAAACTGAATATAAACGAACTCGAAAAAGCTTACAAAGGCGAATAA
- a CDS encoding dihydrofolate reductase family protein, with product MRKLIAAINMTIDGFCDHTSGVPDEEIHQHYADLLRSADAALYGRITYQLMEFWRTVLETPTGDKVMDDFAVAIDNTPKIVFSRTLKNVDWKTAKLASQDLEKEVLELKQQSGKDVFVCSPSLIVALTKLNLIDEYQLCVHPVIAGSGLQLFKNISEKITLKLIKTKTFSVGAIILYYEPQYAGVPR from the coding sequence ATGAGAAAGTTAATTGCAGCAATTAATATGACGATTGACGGGTTTTGCGACCATACCTCAGGTGTGCCTGACGAAGAAATACATCAACATTACGCTGATCTATTGAGAAGTGCCGATGCTGCTTTATATGGCAGGATAACCTACCAGCTTATGGAATTTTGGCGAACTGTGTTAGAAACTCCCACCGGCGATAAGGTAATGGACGACTTTGCAGTTGCAATTGACAACACTCCGAAGATTGTTTTTTCCCGCACACTGAAAAATGTTGATTGGAAAACTGCAAAATTAGCAAGTCAAGACCTTGAGAAAGAAGTTTTGGAACTCAAACAACAATCGGGTAAAGATGTTTTTGTATGCAGTCCGAGCTTGATCGTAGCTTTAACAAAACTTAATTTAATAGACGAATATCAACTTTGTGTTCATCCTGTTATCGCAGGAAGTGGTTTACAATTATTTAAAAACATCAGCGAAAAAATTACGCTTAAACTTATAAAGACTAAAACTTTTAGCGTTGGTGCAATTATTCTTTATTATGAACCGCAATATGCCGGAGTTCCTCGTTAG